From a region of the Phenylobacterium koreense genome:
- a CDS encoding nitroreductase family protein: protein MTNPVIEVILSRSAAKYYDPAAVLSDDQIRELVQIGASAPTSFHLQNWRFIAVRTPQAKARLRPIAWDQPAITDAAVTFIMVGQLADASTIPKRLAPVVEAGIMPAHLVPEWELPARGLYDDQPQRQRDEAVRSATFGAAAIIYAARSLGLGSTPMIGFDAEAVHREFGLAEDEVPVMLLTVGPERSGNWPQKPRLPVADVLHFA from the coding sequence ATGACCAACCCCGTCATCGAAGTTATTCTTAGCCGCAGCGCCGCCAAGTACTACGACCCCGCTGCGGTCCTGAGCGACGACCAGATCCGCGAACTGGTGCAGATCGGCGCCAGCGCGCCGACATCCTTCCACTTGCAGAACTGGCGCTTCATCGCCGTCCGCACGCCGCAGGCCAAGGCCCGGCTACGTCCGATCGCCTGGGATCAGCCCGCGATCACCGACGCCGCCGTCACCTTCATCATGGTTGGCCAGTTGGCCGACGCCAGCACGATCCCGAAGCGCCTGGCCCCGGTGGTGGAGGCGGGCATCATGCCAGCGCACCTCGTGCCGGAGTGGGAGCTCCCCGCCCGCGGTCTTTATGACGATCAGCCGCAGCGCCAGCGGGACGAGGCGGTCCGCTCTGCCACCTTCGGCGCCGCGGCGATCATCTATGCGGCCCGCTCGCTGGGCCTGGGCTCGACGCCGATGATCGGCTTCGACGCCGAGGCGGTGCATCGCGAGTTCGGCCTGGCCGAGGACGAAGTGCCGGTGATGCTGCTGACCGTCGGACCCGAGCGCTCGGGAAACTGGCCGCAGAAGCCGCGCCTGCCCGTCGCCGACGTGCTGCACTTCGCGTAA